A window of Trueperaceae bacterium genomic DNA:
CCGCCTTCTTGAAGTGGCCGGCGAGGGGCTTGCTCACCGCCTTCTCGCTCTTCTCGCGCCAGCCCAGCTGGACGGCCGCGTAGCCGTCCGTGGCCGTCGTCTTGCGCTGCACCACGGGGCACGGGCCGGCCAGCAGGACCGTGACCGGGACGAGCCGGTCGCCCTGCCAGACCTGGGTCATGCCCACCTTGGTGCCGAGGATGCCCTTCACGTGTTATCGGCCTCCGACCGTCTTGATCTCGATGTCGACCCCGGTGGGGAGGTCGAGGTGCATGAGCGAGTCGATCGTGCTCTTGGTCGGCGTCTTGATGTCGATGAGCCGGTTGTGCGTGCGGATCTCGAAGTGCTCGCGGCTGTCCTTGTCGACGAACGGGCCGCGGAGCACGCAGAACCGCCGGATGCGCGTGGGCAGCGGCACCGGGCCGGCCACCTTGGCGCCCGTGCGCCTGACGGTCTCGACGATCTTCGTCGCCGAGCTGTCGAGGCTACGGTGGTCGAACGACTTGAGCTTGATGCGGATGCGGGGTGTCGCCATGGCTTACTTCGTGACCTTGGTTACGACGCCCGCCCCAACGGTACGCCCACCCTCACGAATCGCGAAACGAAGACCCTCCTCCATCGCGATCGGCTTGATCAACTCAACCGACAACTCAACATTATCCCCCGGCATCACCATCTCAACATCCGAAGGAAGAGTCACAACCCCAGTCACATCCGTAGTCCGAAAGTAGAACTGCGGACGATAACCCGTGA
This region includes:
- the rpsJ gene encoding 30S ribosomal protein S10, which codes for MATPRIRIKLKSFDHRSLDSSATKIVETVRRTGAKVAGPVPLPTRIRRFCVLRGPFVDKDSREHFEIRTHNRLIDIKTPTKSTIDSLMHLDLPTGVDIEIKTVGGR
- the tuf gene encoding elongation factor Tu (EF-Tu; promotes GTP-dependent binding of aminoacyl-tRNA to the A-site of ribosomes during protein biosynthesis; when the tRNA anticodon matches the mRNA codon, GTP hydrolysis results; the inactive EF-Tu-GDP leaves the ribosome and release of GDP is promoted by elongation factor Ts; many prokaryotes have two copies of the gene encoding EF-Tu); this encodes GVLLRGVGRDDIERGQVLAKPGSITPHTGFSGSVYILKKEEGGRHSAFFTGYRPQFYFRTTDVTGVVTLPSDVEMVMPGDNVELSVELIKPIAMEEGLRFAIREGGRTVGAGVVTKVTK